A region from the Paludicola sp. MB14-C6 genome encodes:
- a CDS encoding type II secretion system F family protein, which yields MIIYVLGFIIFIVGIIFLLNLTPEHITDDLMKLVFPNQSLRDKVRIAQGKKKSRKISAVLREIKSALTATGKDKQFTIICMTSFVLFICGILFSIIISNYYLMPILAIGFAIVPFLYVKTTIEYYDKHIKEEMETALSIITTSYKRNNDITKAITENLEYLKPPIADIFKSFIVDTALNCDIKSALKKLCKKIDNQIFKEWVDTLIQCQDDRTLNDSLFPIVNKLTEVRIVNNELRTMLYEPKKEYYLMVAMVIGNIPLLYMLNKDWFYTLMNTTPGKIVLALCGVTILVTSLLMNKYTKPIEYRK from the coding sequence TTGATCATATATGTATTGGGATTTATCATTTTTATAGTTGGTATCATATTTTTATTAAACTTAACACCTGAACATATTACTGATGATTTAATGAAACTGGTTTTTCCAAACCAAAGCTTGCGGGATAAAGTTCGAATTGCACAAGGGAAAAAGAAGAGTAGAAAAATATCAGCTGTTCTTAGAGAAATTAAGAGTGCACTAACTGCAACAGGAAAAGATAAACAGTTTACAATAATTTGTATGACATCATTTGTGCTTTTCATCTGTGGTATATTATTTTCAATTATAATTAGTAATTATTACTTGATGCCAATTTTAGCTATTGGATTTGCTATTGTTCCATTCTTATATGTGAAAACAACGATTGAATACTATGATAAACATATAAAAGAGGAAATGGAAACTGCTTTATCGATCATTACAACTTCCTATAAAAGAAACAATGATATAACAAAAGCAATTACCGAGAATTTAGAATACCTCAAACCACCTATCGCTGATATCTTCAAATCATTCATTGTAGACACAGCTTTAAATTGTGACATTAAGAGTGCCTTGAAAAAACTTTGTAAAAAAATTGATAATCAGATATTTAAAGAGTGGGTTGATACTCTAATACAATGTCAAGATGACAGAACTCTAAATGACTCACTATTTCCGATTGTAAATAAGCTGACTGAAGTTCGAATAGTGAATAATGAATTGAGAACTATGCTTTATGAGCCAAAAAAAGAATATTATTTGATGGTAGCTATGGTTATTGGTAATATCCCACTACTATATATGCTGAATAAAGATTGGTTCTACACACTCATGAATACAACCCCAGGTAAAATTGTGTTAGCACTATGTGGTGTAACGATTCTCGTCACAAGTTTATTGATGAATAAATATACGAAACCAATTGAATATAGGAAATAA